The Manis javanica isolate MJ-LG chromosome 14, MJ_LKY, whole genome shotgun sequence genomic interval CTCAGGCTTCCACGAGCAGCGTTCGCACTGCAGCCCCAACCCCTGCTTCCGAGGCGTGGACTGCATGGAGGTGTATGAGTACCCTGGCTACCGTTGTGGGCCCTGCCCCCCGGGCCTGCAGGGCAACGGTACCCACTGCATGGACATCAATGAGGTGAGGGAAGCAGCATCTGACGGGCACAGAACGCTGGGGTCCAGGAGTTAGGATAGGCCCAAGGAGGTGGGGTGAATGTCTATCAGAAGCAGAGGAACCTTCTTTAGGAGAGGTTGGAGACCAGAAAAGAAGTGTGAAAAGGGAGACAAGTCTGAGGGAGAGACCAAAGGGCCACACAGGGAAGGAGCTGGGGGAGTCTGAGGGCCTAGTGAGGAGGGAGCCCAGAGCAAGGCTGGAGGAGGGGACCCGCACAGTGAGGTGGGGTAGGGAGGGCTGCACATGGGAGCCCAGGAGCAGTGGTCCTAGGATCACAGGCAGGGGCCTGATCTCTCCCTTCTTATCTGGCCCCCAGTGTGCTCAGGCTGACCCATGTTTCCCTGGCTCCAGCTGCATCAACACCATGCCTGGCTTCCACTGTGAGGCCTGTCCTCGAGGCTACAAAGGCACACGGGTGTCTGGTGTAGGCATCGACTATGCCCGGGCCAGCAAGCAGGTTAGGTTGGGTAGAATATATGGAGAGATCTTGGCCTTGCAGGGGCTACTGGGTTGGACATGGCACCCCTGTGATACATGGGATGAGGCTGTTGGTTTATCTGCTGGCTTTGCGTTTGTTTTGGGTCTGGGCTTCACGTCAGTGTTCACAGATAAGGCCACACTAGTGCCCTTTCCTGTATCTGAGCACACCCATCATGTGTCTGGTTCTACCCGAAGTCTGTCCCTTCAGGTCTGCAACGATATTGATGAATGCAATGATGGAAACAATGGTGGCTGTGACCCAAACTCCATCTGCACCAATACGGTGGTGAGCTGAATACCCTGAGTGTGTCCAGGGTCACGGGAACATGCAGCAGCCCGTCCCccttcagatttcctgtttcccttcctccttctctagGGTACTACACATAATAAGTGTTCCACATGGCCCTGCTTTGGaattctggttctgccacttactagctgtgatcTTTAGCAAATTGTTTAGCTTTTCTGAACCTTGGTGTCCTCACTTGGAAAATGGGGCTACCTGGAAAGGTGGTCAGGAGAGCCTACAGGGGATTATCGATATACCTGGCATATAGCTCTGAGTGCCCATCCTGTACCTTTTGGGTGGAACAGTGCTGGTCCTGGGCACCTGGTGGGCTGCCTTCCTTCCTGAGCCATTGTTCCCTACTTTCAGGGTTCTTTCAAGTGTGGTCCCTGTCGTCTGGGCTTCCTGGGCAACCAGAGCCAGGGCTGCTTTCCAGCCCGGACCTGCCACAGCCCTGCCCATAGCCCCTGCCATGTCCACGCACACTGCCTGTTTGAACGCAATGGTGCGGTGTCCTGCTCGGTGAGCAAGGGCTGGGGCTTGGAAGGCAAAGGGAGAATCTAGAGAAAGGAGTAAGGCTAGTGACAGGTTTGGGGCCTGGGGATGGGGGCCTGCAGGGGAAAGGGAGGTGGGCCCTGGCCCAGGAACTGGTTGATGAGAATAGAGCCAGAGCAGGAAGaagggtggggtgtggggagccAGCCCAGACTGCTGAGCCCCACCCTTTATGTTGCCCCAGTGCaatgtgggctgggctgggaatgGGAACGTGTGTGGACCTGACACGGACATTGATGGCTACCCGGACCAGGCGCTGCCCTGCATGGATAACAACAAACACTGCAAGCAGGTGCTGGGGGCAGGTGAGTGGGGCGGGCGCCCTGGCTGGGCAGGCCGGACCTCACTTGACGCAGCTGCCTCTTCCCCCTGACCTTTAGGACAACTGCCTTTTGACGCCTAACTCGGGGCAGGAAGATGCTGATAATGATGGTGTGGGGGACCAGTGTGATGACGATGCCGATGGGGACGGGATCAAGAATGTTGAGGTGGCTTCCCAGGGGTCCTGCCCCCTCCAACTCATGCTCTCCTCCATGTCTCTATTGCCTTGTCCAATGACCCTGTCCCCTTGGCCAAAAAGCACCTCAGTATTCCAAATGAGAGGCATAAGCCTGGTGCCCAGAACTATACTATAGTCCAAGGCGGACTACGTGGAGGCTGCGTGGGTGGGCCTGCACCAAGCAGGTGGACTGTGATAAGAGTAGTGATCACAAAGGCCAGTGGTTTGAGGAAGGTTTCTTTCCCTCCTACCCCAGGACAATTGCCGGCTGCTCCCCAACAAGGACCAGCAAAACTCTGATACAGATTCATTTGGCGATGCCTGTGACAACTGCCCCAACGTTCCCAACAATGACCAGAAGGACACAGATGGCAATGGGGAAGGGGATGCGTGTGACAACGACGTGGATGGGGATGGTGCAGGCCTGGGGCTGAGGGGGTAGCTGGGAGAACTGTTTTGGATACAGGTGGGAATGGAGCAGGCAAGCTAGGAAGTCTGTGAATTGTGGGGTCGGTAGGCTGCTTATGGGAGTCAGCCTGGGCGACCCTACCTGGGGCAGATTTGCTGGGAATGTGAAGTGGGGTGTGTTGGGCAGGTAGTGGGCAAGAATGTGAGACAAAGTATAGGCAGATTTCCTGACCCGCTGTCCTCTTAATGGGAGACAAAGCTTGGGGCTTTCACTAATCTAGAAGTGCGACACATGCTAGTGACAGCCTTATGCTACCCCATGTCTTCTAGGCATCCCCAATGGATTGGACAATTGCCCCAAAGTCCCCAACCCCCTACAGACAGACAGGGATGAGGATGGGGTGGGAGATGCCTGCGACAGCTGTCCTGAAATAAGCAATCCTACCCAGGTAcacaggaaggggtggggggagctggTGGATGAAGCCCCAGGCCTTTGGATGGGAAGTGGTTGGGCTACCCTCTTCAGTTACCAAGCAGCACTGGTGAGAGCAGGCCCCTCTCAGACAGATGCGGACAGTGACCTGGTGGGGGATGTCTGTGACACCAATGAAGACAGGTAGGGTCTTGGCCAAGAGATGGAAGGTCAGAGATACTTTACTTTCCTCTAGGATATTTTCAATCCCTTCTATGGTTTAGCCCTAATCCTCTACTCCTATTGGGCAGGAAGTCATTCTCATTGTCCACCCTCTCCTTCTATTGCTGGATCTTCACCTCATCCTTGCCTGACTGCAAGGGGTCTGGTTGAATGGAGGGTATCCCCCAGAAAGACACCTATGCAGGAGAGGGGATGTGGTACCTTTAGAGCCTTCATTTGGTGTCTGTTCTCCTGGGCAGTGATGGGGATGGACATCAGGACACCAAGGACAACTGCCCCCAGCTGCCCAACAGTTCCCAGCTAGACTCAGACAATGACGGACTTGGAGATGAGTGTGATGGGGATGATGACAATGATGGTGTCCCAGATTATGTGCCTCCTGGTCCTGATAACTGTCGCCTGGTACCCAATCCCAACCAAAAGGACTCAGATGGTAAGGCTGGCGTCCCCCAGAGGACTGGATTGGTGTAGGCTTTGCTCAGCAAGAAGTGGCAGGTCCTGCTGGGGGGCGAGGAAGAGCAAGAGGGAAGAGCTCTCAGGAACGCTAGTGGCAGCAGCCAGGGCCTTCCTGAGTGCCTAGCCTCACTCTGCCCAGGCAATGGTGTTGGCGATGTGTGTGAAGATGACTTTGACAATGACGCAGTGGTCGACCCCCTGGATGTGTGCCCTGAAAGTGCGGAGGTAACCCTCACGGATTTTCGGGCCTACCAGACTGTTGTCCTGGATCCTGAGGGTGATGCTCAGATTGACCCAAACTGGGTCGTGCTCAACCAGGTACTAGGGCAGTGGGCTGGGCAGGTACTGTCAGACCAGACCACCAGAAGGGGCTGCGCACCTGGATCAGGGCTTTCTTCTTTACTGCACACCACTAGGGCATGGAAATTGTTCAGACCATGAACAGTGATCCCGGCCTGGCAGTTGGTATGTAAAGGACACCCAGTTCGATAATTTCCACAGAGGAATCCTATAGGGGCAGAGAGTGGGGGGCATATGCAGCAGGCATCccttccaccccccaccccacaatgggCCACCAGAAGCTTTGCTGCCCCTGACCTTgatcccactccccaccccccccaGGATATACGGCCTTCAATGGTGTGGACTTTGAAGGGACCTTCCATGTGAACACAGTGACTGATGATGACTACGCAGGCTTTCTCTTCAGCTATCAGGACAGCGGCCGCTTCTATGTTGTCATGTGGAAGCAAACAGAGCAGACCTACTGGCAGGCCACACCTTTCCGGGCTGTTGCCCAGCCTGCACTACAGCTCAAGGTCCCACAGCTGCCCAGATTCTCCCATTCAGGGCCCTCTCCTAAAGCCACCTCATGCTAACCCCAGGGCCTCCCCCACTGTCTGAGTGGGCACCCTCTCACCCAGACCACTGGCCTGGAGGTTGGCTCCCTGGGGCTCCACAACATTCCCCTGACCACCTTGACTTCCTTTTACACCTGCACTTACCAACCTCTTCTCTCCTTGCTGGGGTCCTGTGGTTGATCTACTGTCTTTGGCAACGCCCCGCAGGCAGTGACTTCAGTGTCTGGCCCAGGTGAACACCTCCGGAATGCCTTGTGGCATACTGGCCACACCCCAGATCAGGTGCGACTGCTGTGGACTGACCCACGGAATGTGGGCTGGCGTGACAAGACTTCCTACCGCTGGCAGCTGCTGCACCGGCCTCAAGTTGGCTACATTCGGTGAGAGGAGGGCCTGAGGGCTCCTGAGGGACTGCAGGCCCAGTGTTGCCTTTGCCTTTAGCTGGGACTTACCAGTGACCTTCTCTCTACTCAGTTCTTTGGTGCCAGGGGCTAGGCCTGGgccatttctctccatctcccctTTCACCACAGGCTGCCCGCCTTAGCCCAGCTGTCCTCCTGACATCAGGCAGCCTGGGCTCTGGTGCCAGTGTTGCCAAATATCTACAGGCAACATTGGGCAAGTCCTTCCTTTTTGGTGctccattttttcccctctgtaagACGAGGGCACCTCTGGAATGCCAGGCCAGTCTGGGGAGAGGCATATAATATCCAGAGCCTCCACTGGTACAGCCCAGAACTTGCCTCATCAAAGTGTCTGACCAGAAGGGATCATCATTTACAGAAGAGTAAACCAAGGCCCAGACTTCACACCTTTTCACAGCAGAGCTGGGGCTTCTCACTTCAGCACTCTGTCCACAATTTTGCATGTCCTAGTTGGTGGTGAtgacaggggagggaggggaatggTCCAGAGTCCAGGGACTTGGGTTGGTTCCCCTTTAAGGTGCCTGGAACTGCGGGGTGCCAGGGCAGAGGATAAGGGGGGGGTGGACAAGAGCCTGGGAAGCGGGTGACTTCACCCCCCAGCCCATTGTGCTCATCGTCATGGCAACCCAATCCTCGCTTGGAATGCGGCTGGTGCTTTGAGATGCAAAGGGGGCTGGACAAAGAGCCAGGGGCCCCAGGCCTGAGAAAAGcaccccccttccctcccctttccttcctccctctcccttcctcctttctctctcaagCCCGGTGAGCTCAAGGGGGGTTGGCAGTGAGCAGGGCCCTGGCCAGGGTGGCACGGTGCCCACTGGCACCCCAACACCAGTGGACACCCCTATCCTGGACAGAGTGAAGCTCTATGAGGGTCCCCAGCTAGTGGCAGATTCTGGGGTGATCATTGACACGTCCATGCGAGGGGGGCGTCTTGGTGTCTTCTGCTTCTCTCAAGAAAACATCATCTGGTCCAATCTCCAATATCGATGCAATGGTGAGACTCTAGATCAAGATCAGCCTGACCTCTCATGCCCTCATGGGAAAGTCACATTTTCTGACCTTgatcatttcttcttcctcagaCACAGTGCCAGAGGACTTTGAGCCATTCCGGAGGCAGCTGCTCCAGGGAAGAGTGTGAAGAGGAGGCCACCAGATTCAGAGTCCTGATTTTAGACCTTTTGGCCTTGGGGGTCCATTCCGGAGACCCTGGGGTCTAATCTACAGCCCCTCAGCCAAACACAGACCCTCCTCTGGCACCTGCCAGGAGTTCAGCCCCGTAGGGGTGGTGACCCCACTGTTCAGGAGATGGGGATGTTTTCAAGGGGTATTTCTCAGGCACTAACCCCAGGAAAGATAACAGCACATTGCCATAAAGTCCCAGCTGTTTTCTAAGCCAGTGCAATTGCTTATTTTAGGGATTCTGGGATAGTGTGGATTACAGGAAGGAAACTGAGGGAGGTGAGGGAGAAGGCTGGTTGGAAGGAAGTTGAGATCTAGAGGAAGTTTGGCTGAGTGTGGGTGCAGGtgaaggatgggggtgggggggttagGTGAAAGATGAGGTGCTGGTTGGAGGATGGCTAACGTCCTCCCAGCCCCCTACTCACGGTGGCAGTGGCGACACTCCAGTCTGTCTTAGATCAGCCGGGATCGGGAGCCAGGAGGGCTGTAGCGACCCCGCTCGGGGTGAGGGGGAGGCCGGGAGGCCGGGGGGTCGGAGGGGCCGGAGGCCGGGACGAGTGCAATATTGGCGGGGGAAAGAACAACACTGCACCGCGTCCCGTCCCTCCCGCCCGCCCGGGGCCCGGGATCCCGCTCCCCACCGCTTGAAGCCGGACCAGCTGAAGAGTCGGGGGCACGCTGAGGAGCTGGGTTCACCTTGGAGGCCAAAGAGATTTGGCGCCCAGTAGAGGGTGAAAGGGAGACTATAAGGGGGAGGGGgtgaagggagaaggggagaccGCGGTATCCCGAAAGGCCGCTTTCCGACTCCCGGGCGTTGCGCGCGCTTGCTCTTTAAATACTCAGACTGCGCGGCGCGGAGCCGTCGCCATGGTGACGCGTGTCCCAGCAACCGAATTGAATGGCTGCTGCCAGGCAACGCTGAGGACTGAAGTTTTGGGGCCGCCCACCTAGATACTCGCGTTTCTCTAGCCTGCTTGGGGGGGATGGGGGGCTTCCCCTGCGCGCTGACGTAAAGGGCCCGCGGTCCGCGCTAGTGAATCTCTTGGCCGCGCAAAGCAGCGCCAACTACGCTGCGCCCAGGAGCTGGTCCATAGCTTCAGACTCGgcttctctccactcctgccaCATCCAAGTGTTTTTAAAGTTTGTCAGTCTGTATTCATTGAGGCTAAAAACTGTTTTTCTAAATAAGACGTAACTGCTTCCATTGGCCTAGACCACAACCCAGGGGGACCCCCGCATGGGGACAGATAACCTGAGCTCCACGTGCCACTATGGCGCCATTCTGCCTTTCGAGATTTCTCGGGATTCACAAATTACGCACCCTCACATACAGTTTTGACCCCCATCATGGGCCTACCTGCCCCAAATAACCCTCTGCTCCCCAAAGGATAGTTTGTGCCCCCAAATGCCTGTTCCGTCGCCCACCCTACTCTCTGCTTCCTAAATACTAAAGTAACCTGTACCATTGCCCCTCCCACATTCCGATGTCCTCTCCTACATACCTGGATGCCCCTTCCCCGGACCTCAGGTCCCCACCCACTTAGCGCCATTTCTTCCAGACACCGCCGCCACGCGCCCCAGAGTCCCCTCTTAAAGTTCCCAGCCCTTCAGAGGTGCAGTACTTTCCTCCCCTTTTCTGTCCAAACCACTGACTCTTCTCGCCGggccccagcccttcccaggcTCTGTCTGTCCCCGCTTCAGGGAGTGCCGCCCAATGTCCTCTCCCCCGACCCCGGCAGCCCCTCAGCCTCCTGGGTCACGCCCCGCGAGGCTACCGGTGACCACTAGAGGGCAGGAGAGCCCGGACGGCGACGCCGGTTGGCCGCCGCTACAAGGTGGACAGGAAGGAAAGACCTTAGGGCTCGGCGGAACCCTATTTCGCTAAGTGGAAATTTCTTCCCCCGCCCCCTTCTCGGGAGAACGCCAGGAACTCAGGCCGCCGTAAAGCCCGGCAGGGGCGGGGACTGTGGGTTTCGGGGTAGAACTGCGAGTGGAACGGGTCAGGGGGCGGTTGGAAGGGGGCGGCTATTCCGGGAAGTGGCGGGGTGGGGGGTCCACAAGGAGCACCTAGTCCACCCATTATCAAGCCTTCTAATTTCTTCTAGCCCCAAGAGTGGGCCTTCAAGGGACCCAGTGAGAATGGGGACGCGGAGGGGGCCCCGAGGGTGAACTTCCCCGGCCTTGCAGTCCAGGACGTTGACCTAGCCcactttctctgttccttttctcaCCTTGTTGCCCTGGGGCAGAAGCCAGAGCCTTGGGGACCCAGGTTCCCCCGACTCCCCCCACCGCCTTCTGGAGTCAGGGAGTGGTTGGTGAAAGGGGGGAGGCCCGTCGGAGAACAAACAAGTTGTCAGAGGGTTGAGTGATTGGGGCCTCCGTACCCCTCCTGAGGGGCCAGGAAtggttggggaggaggaggaagaggtagggaaagggggagggggcggggttTGTCCCCTGTCACCTGCCCTGGCCGAGCCTAGGGCGGGCGGGGGACCGGTATAAAGCAGAAGGCGCCTGCGCCCGCTCCACCTCTCTCAGCGCCGGCCTGAGGCTGATCGGCCCCTTCCCCACCCGGTTCACCACCATGACACCAGGCTTCCaggcccccttcctcctcctgctgctaCTCTTCCTGGTGCTTACAGGTGAGGGGCACAGGTGTGGAGGCGGCTGGTCGGCCCAGGCGTCTTCCCAGTCTTTCTGTGGGTTTTGTTTCCTAGCGAATGGCACCCCAAGAGGCCAAAGTTGCGGACAGGGGTGGCCCAGTCTGTACCAGAATGAAGGAGAGGAGCTAAGGACAGGCTGAGAAGAGATGGCCCCCAGGAGAGAGGGTGCCAGGGCCAGGCTAATGTCCTGAGAAGCAGCCTGGGGTGGCGGGAGGGGAGAGTCCTGGGAGGTAAGTCTTAAGAGTGGAAAATAGGACAAGCTAGAAGCAGAGGAgagtggaaagagaaaaggaagctgccaggcaggaagaagaaattGGCCCCACTCCCCATATCTTTCTCTGGCATTACTTCTTCAGATTCCAGAGGATGTATTTTCCCATTGTTCTGATTTGTCCCCTACCTGGCTCTGTGACCTCAATTTCTCACACCTGTCACTCTGGCAGCCTATAGCAACTCACTAAATACTGCCGGCCCCCAAGACACCCCGTCCCTGGCCACCAGCCTGACCTCAAGCCCGGCCACCACTCCACCGCACCAAGGTGCCCTATCCTGGGCCACCAACCCGGCCACCGCTCTGCTGCACCAAGGCACCACATCCCCCGCCACCAGCATGGCCTCAAGCCCGACCACCACTCCGCCGCACCAAGGCACCCCATCCCCGGCCACTGCTCCACCGCATGAAGGCACCCTGTTCCCCACCACCAGCCCAGCCACCACTCCGCCGCACCAAGGCACCCCGTCCCCAGCCACCGGCCCGGCCACCGCTCCGCCGCACCAAGGCACCCCGTCCCCAGCCACCGGCCCGGCCACCGCTCCGCCGGACCAAGGCACCCCGTCCCCAGCCACCGGCCCGGCCACCGCTCCGCCGCACCAAGGCACCCCGTCCCCAGCCACCGGCCCGGCCACCGCTCCGCCGCACCAAGGCACCCCGTCCCCAGCCACCGGCCCGGCCACCGCTCCGCCGCACCAAGGCACCCCGTCCCCAGCCACCGGCCCGGCCACCGCTCCGCCGCACCAAGGCACCCCGTCCCCAGCCACCGGCCCGGCCACCGCTCCGCCGCACCAAGGCACCCCGTCCCCAGCCACCGGCCCGGCCACCGCTCCGCCGCACCAAGGCACCCCGTCCCCAGCCACCGGCCCGGCCACCGCTCCGCCGCACCAAGGCACCCCGTCCCCAGCCACCGGCCCGGCCACCGCTCCGCCGCACCAAGGCACCCCGTCCCCAGCCACCGGCCCGGCCACCGCTCCGCCGCACCAAGGCACCCCGTCCCCAGCCACCGGCCCGGCCACCGCTCCGCCGCACCAAGGCACCCCGTCCCCAGCCACCGGCCCGGCCACCGCTCCGCCGCACCAAGGCACCCCGTCCCCAGCCACCGGCCCGGCCACCGCTCCGCCGCACCAAGGCACCCCGTCCCCAGCCACCGGCCCGGCCACCGCTCCGCCGCACCAAGGCACCCCGTCCCCAGCCACCGGCCCGGCCACCGCTCCGCCGCACCAAGGCACCACGTCCCCTGCCACCGGCCCGGCCACTGCTCTGCCGCACCAAGGCACCACGTCCCCGGCCACTGCTCCGCCACACGAAGGCACCCTGTTCCCCACCACCAGCCCTGCCTCAAGCCCGGCCACCGCTCCACCGCACCAAAGCTCCCCGTCCCCGGCCACCAGCCCGGCCTCAAGCCCCGCCACCCCTCCTCACCAAGGCACCCTGTCCCTGGCCACCAGCCCGGCCTCAAGCCCAGCCACCGCTGTGTCACACAAGGCCATCTCTGCCAAGACTTCCATAACCCCAGTTGACAAGAGCACTCCATCCTCAGTTCCGAGCCACTACTCAGATACTCCAACCACCCCTGCCAGACACGGTACTAGGACTACTTCCAGCAGCACTAAGCACAGCTTAGTACCTTCCACCTCCACTCATAGGACTTCTACCCAGTTGTCTATTAGGATCTCCttcttttctctatatttttacattttgaacTGGCAGTTTAACTCTTCCCTGGAAGATCCCAGCACCAACTACTATCAGAAGCTGCAGAGAAACATTTCTGAATTGGTGAGTGTCAGTCTCCCCTCTGGCGCGCTCAGCCGCGGCAGCTTTCCAAACCGCTCAGACCTGTTGCATCAGGCCTTAGCCCTCTCCCTCTCATCCCAGTTTTTGCAGATTTACAAACAAGAAGGTTTTCTGGGACTCTCTAGTATCAAGTTCAGGTACAATTCTGGGTGTGGACTATGGGGGTGGCGGGTGTGGACCGTGTGGGGCAGTGGATGCTGTTATGATGTGGGGAGGGCCTGGACTTCTGGCTGGGGTACGCGCTGACCCAGAAGCTGGGATCTGTGGCTGAGCTGCCCATTTCCCTGTGACCAGGCCAGGATCTGTGGTGGTAGAATCAGCTCTGGCCTTCCGAGAGGGTATCACCAGTGCCAACATCGTGCAGACACATCTTGTCCAGAGTGCAGCAGAAGCAGCCAGATATGACCTGGTCATCTCAAACATTAGCGGTAAGGCCCCTCCCCTGCTGCTGGCCGGCCCTAAGCCTCCAGGGCCCCGTCCCCTCTAGCATCTGGGTTTCGGCGCTTCCCCTTGGTGCTAGTAGGGGGAGGGTCACCTCTTTAGGGAGACTCCCTGACCACTGCTTTTCCTTTCAGTGAATGACATGCTATTTCCTTCTGCCCAGTCTGGGTCTGAAGTTCCAGGCTGGGGCATCGCCCTGCTGGTGTTGGTCTGTGTTCTGGTTCTGCTGGCCATCATCTATCTCATTGCCCTGGTAAGTGCTCAGCCTCTGGCCTTGACCGGAGTCCTCCTGACAGAAGGAACTCCAAGGCCCCTCATAACCTCGTCTCCCCAGGCTGTGTGTCAGTGCTACCGAAAGAAGTGTGGGCAGCTGGACATCTTTCCAACTCGTGACGCCTACCATCCCATGAGCGAGTACCCCACCTACCACACCCATGGGCGCTACGTGCCCCCTGGCAGTACCAGACGGAGACCCTATGAGGAGGTGAGGTTGGGCCCAGGCCTCACAGGCAGAGGGAGGTGGAAGCTTTGGCTGGGCAGGGGTTCCGAAAGGGTACTTGGAAAGCCCAAATAACTTAGAGGAGGTGAGAGGGGCTGTAAGGAAGCAATGGAGGACCTGgcagggatgggggtggaggtCAGAAGAGTTCTGGCGGAAAGTTCTGGAGAGGAGAGCACGGGAGACCGGACCTCAAGAGGGAGCGCCCCGCCCACCAGCATTTCCAAAACAGCATTCACTGCTCACTCAGCCGCCTGGAGGTGGAATGGGTGGGGCGCTGGGCCCTCGGAGCCCTTCATGCGGGACTCCCCAGCAATGACTTGGCTCCTAAGAATGGAGAGTAGGTCGAGAAAGGCTGGTAGGAGGGGAGGAAGACGTGTCACTGGGCCAGGTGAGTCTTGGGGCTGGTGGGGTCCTTGGGAGTCTCAAGGAGTCCAAGActcctcctccctctttcctctcctggCTTTTCAGTCCAGGACCTAGTAAATAATTACTTCAGTCACCTGGGGCTGGAATGCCATTCCAGGTGGGGGACGGGGAAGTTTCCTTTTCTTGACCCTGTTTTGACTCTGCCTGGGAATTTTCTTCTCCCAGTTttacacagatgcacacacacttCCTTGGGCTGGAAGAGCAAAgaatggagggagaaagggggaaggaggagCAGGGGGGCTGGTTAGAGCCAAGGGGAGGGAGtgcaggggagcagagagggagcaGCCCTGTTTACAGTCACCTGGTGGCTGGCACTGGAGGCAGGTGCTGTCTCCGAATTAACCCTCTGAGAGCCAGTCAGGCTTCTGGACCTATCGCACCCTAGACCTGCTACTGGGGTGCCATTCAGGAGCCCTGGGGCGGTAGCTTCTCCCAGGAAGGCTCCTTCCCTTCATCCTGGATTCCTTTTCTCCCACCTAGGTTTCTGCAGGCAACGGTGGAAGCAGCCTCTCTTACACAAATCTAGCAGCCACTTCAGCCAACTTGTAGGGGCACATGGCCTGCTGAGCATCCAGCCAGCGC includes:
- the MUC1 gene encoding mucin-1; the encoded protein is MTPGFQAPFLLLLLLFLVLTAYSNSLNTAGPQDTPSLATSLTSSPATTPPHQGALSWATNPATALLHQGTTSPATSMASSPTTTPPHQGTPSPATAPPHEGTLFPTTSPATTPPHQGTPSPATGPATAPPHQGTPSPATGPATAPPDQGTPSPATGPATAPPHQGTPSPATGPATAPPHQGTPSPATGPATAPPHQGTPSPATGPATAPPHQGTPSPATGPATAPPHQGTPSPATGPATAPPHQGTPSPATGPATAPPHQGTPSPATGPATAPPHQGTPSPATGPATAPPHQGTPSPATGPATAPPHQGTPSPATGPATAPPHQGTPSPATGPATAPPHQGTPSPATGPATAPPHQGTPSPATGPATAPPHQGTTSPATGPATALPHQGTTSPATAPPHEGTLFPTTSPASSPATAPPHQSSPSPATSPASSPATPPHQGTLSLATSPASSPATAVSHKAISAKTSITPVDKSTPSSVPSHYSDTPTTPARHGTRTTSSSTKHSLVPSTSTHRTSTQLSIRISFFSLYFYILNWQFNSSLEDPSTNYYQKLQRNISELFLQIYKQEGFLGLSSIKFRPGSVVVESALAFREGITSANIVQTHLVQSAAEAARYDLVISNISVNDMLFPSAQSGSEVPGWGIALLVLVCVLVLLAIIYLIALAVCQCYRKKCGQLDIFPTRDAYHPMSEYPTYHTHGRYVPPGSTRRRPYEEVSAGNGGSSLSYTNLAATSANL